From a single Anomaloglossus baeobatrachus isolate aAnoBae1 chromosome 4, aAnoBae1.hap1, whole genome shotgun sequence genomic region:
- the CECR2 gene encoding LOW QUALITY PROTEIN: chromatin remodeling regulator CECR2 (The sequence of the model RefSeq protein was modified relative to this genomic sequence to represent the inferred CDS: inserted 1 base in 1 codon) produces MPPDAALVELRSCWRVPAIAHFCSLFRAAFQLPDFEIEELEDALHRDDVEFLGELLARLLQGCYQRHDITPQTFHIYLEDIISYRWELEEGKPNPLRGASYHQLPLRTRLEILHRLCDYRLDADDVFELLKGLDGDSLRVEPXGEDSTGNLYWYFYGTRLYKEEPSWEKRQRAMEEAAAEKPVRKRGRPPKKKKLVEDAVVSVKLELTPSMIEELKSKNASSPGEGSWCLLCQTEQEWREVTESFRDRTSHKDRHLYKILSDEFLPEICNMISQKETKIQTEQTRFTSKKLSGQSGFRSFQQEDPDASGAQEEEEERQLLLMMQRKEHELLQKEDRKRAMAEKVRSVEDRARRRKLREERAWLLSQGKALPPELRHLEPSSPIQGDYRVPDLLGIDLDDQYTAMYKVLDVVKAHKDSWPFLEPVDESYAPSYYDIITCPMDISKVEQRLGSGYYLTKDQFVKDMKTIFKNCAKYNGPDSEYTMMADSLERCFKKALLKHLQEDDGDSDGDTWIRYNEKEKPSKRRSQGRRSRAGGWRKSKEEGGRKRQSSEGSIIHQSSPSEDGEERAPKAPAYPQTLQHGGNTRGGYHPGDRSSAPLLLTPLRGSDPGLGFGPLRFPEPLPGDPMPGVKSYVAQAIHHTPETSDNKCRDFRAQRAPEGFDPEYSGRASVREWGRHPQPNNPAGYGTPVRPPAPDGEASPSGATNSAYRYGLQPASWNGNDPQTHGVSGDPPRYSHHLEPRFRSPGPNPGVRHSFGSSGNSMMDSPEMIAMQRLTSFVCAPVAARSASRTSSTPHPSQPPRTANPNPPPNASYPSQAAPSPEQCHPSPTPAQPSDVLNGKHGADPSPTTDQPADRDTGVKVLYVHSAPVPPVPSRGRSPPGAPLPPPFPALRSVVVPDVVRDLVPGHVPDEEKVEASVSRVCRGSDQDPQNGLDAAENAPVVSKPPDPAHVIPQEVPRPLPHVDVMGREPRNDFAPLIPAAGTRAVTSQLPGPPHPLQPFGIGPPRPPVGQFPRYHHQGEAYSYQRPQQAQPLYQPYQRPPFYPQEYQRWPHNGQQTPQRSRGYTRLDGTLSAENIEELRTLLMSPLLEGEPRAVPGDSAEGPEEKPEKDDDPSGRSESPKQFLDLDSHKRQNGPYPYGRTHGWASANLCPPSHMVPQSHYPAHQQYQPQGYPQPPIHQQRHPVPGPTNGHPQMGSGYPQMDSRGPFHAALMEQSGMQPFTDMYRAQRMHPQMPLPSFPKGRGPVQGEGMERPPMLPLDQT; encoded by the exons GAGTTGGAGGACGCCTTGCACCGCGATGATGTGGAGTTCCTGGGCGAGCTCCTGGCCCGTCTGCTGCAGGGCTGCTACCAGCGACACGACATCAC GCCTCAGACCTTCCACATCTACCTGGAGGACATCATTAGTTACCGCTGGGAACTGGAAGAAGGGAAGCCCAACCCGCTCCGGGGGGCGAGTTACCACCAGCTGCCGCTGCGCACGCGGCTGGAGATCCTGCACCGCCTCTGCGACTACCGCCTGGACGCAGACGACGTCTTCGAGCTTCTGAAG GGTCTGGACGGGGACAGTCTGCGCGTGGAGC CTGGGGAGGACTCCACGGGGAACCTGTACTGGTACTTCTATGGGACCCGACTCTACAAAGAGGAGCCGTCCTGGGAGAAGAGACAGCGGGCGATGGAAGA AGCCGCAGCGGAAAAGCCAGTACGGAAGCGAGGCCGGCCTCCCAAGAAGAAGAAATTAGTGGAGGATGCGGTGGTCAG cGTTAAACTGGAGCTGACGCCATCAATGATCGAGGAGCTGAAGAGCAAGAACG CTAGTTCTCCCGGGGAGGGATCTTGGTGTCTCCTGTGCCAGACGGAGCAGGAATGGCGGGAGGTGACGGAGAGCTTCCGGGACCGGACATCGCACAAGGACCGACATCTTTACAAGATCCTGAGCGACGAATTCCTGCCGGAAATCTGCAATATGATCTcacagaag GAAACCAAAATTCAGACGGAGCAGACGCGTTTCACCTCCAAAAAGCTGTCCGGCCAATCAGGGTTCAGATCGTTCCAGCAGGAG GATCCCGATGCCTCCGGagcccaggaggaggaggaggagcggcagCTGCTGCTGATGATGCAGAGGAAGGAGCACGAGCTCCTGCAGAAGGAGGACAGGAAGCGGGCGATGGCCGAAAAAGTCCGatcggtggaag ATCGCGCTCGGAGGAGGAAGCTGAGGGAGGAGCGCGCCTGGCTGCTGTCACAGGGCAAAGCGTTACCCCCCGAATTACGTCATCTGGAGCCGTCCTCGCCCATCCAGGGCGACTACCGAGTGCCGGACTT GCTGGGGATCGACCTGGACGATCAGTACACGGCCATGTACAAAG TCCTTGACGTGGTGAAGGCTCACAAGGACTCCTGGCCGTTCCTGGAGCCGGTGGACGAGTCTTACGCTCCCAGTTATTACGATATCATTACG tgccctaTGGATATCTCCAAGGTGGAGCAGCGTCTTGGCTCCGGGTATTATCTCACCAAGGATCAATTTGTCAAGGACATGAAAACCATCTTTAAAAACTGCGCTAAGTACAATGGACCTGATAGCG AATACACCATGATGGCCGACAGCCTGGAGCGCTGCTTCAAGAAGGCTCTGCTCAAGCACCTCCAGGAGGACGACGGAGACTCCGACGGGGACACCTGGATCCGCTACAACGAGAAGGAGAAACCCTCGAAGAGGCGGAGCCAGGGGAGGCGCTCCAGAGCCGGGGGCTGGCGGAAGAGCAAGGAGGAGGGCGGCAGAAAGCGGCAGAGCTCAGAGGGCAGCATCATCCACCAGTCATCACCCAGCGAGGACGGAGAAGAGCGAGCGCCCAAAGCTCCCGCGTACCCCCAAACCCTGCAACATGGGGGCAACACCAGGGGCGGCTACCACCCCGGGGACAGG TCGTCTGCACCGTTGTTGCTCACTCCTCTCAGGGGTTCGGACCCTGGTCTTGGCTTTGGACCCCTGCGTTTTCCAGAACCGCTCCCAGGGGATCCCATGCCAGGCGTGAAGAGTTACGTTGCTCAG GCCATTCACCACACACCTGAAACGTCTGATAATAAATGTCGGGATTTCCGCGCTCAGCGAGCGCCCGAGGGCTTTGACCCCGAGTATTCAGGGAGGGCGTCTGTCCGAGAATGGGGCCGGCATCCGCAGCCTAACAATCCCGCTGGTTATGGGACACCCGTGAGACCGCCTGCGCCTGATGGAGAAGCCTCGCCCTCTGGTGCCACTAATTCAGCCTACAGATATGGGCTTCAGCCAGCCTCGTGGAATGGAAATGACCCGCAGACCCACGGTGTGAGCGGAGACCCTCCCCGCTACTCCCATCACTTAGAACCTCGATTTAGGTCTCCAGGACCCAACCCCGGGGTCAGACATTCATTTGGTTCTTCTGGAAACTCCATGATGGACAGTcccgagatgatcgcgatgcagagaCTGACGTCCTTTGTCTGTGCTCCGGTGGCGGCACGATCTGCGTCCCGGACCTCCTCGACCCCTCACCCGTCACAGCCGCCCCGGACCGCAAACCCAAATCCCCCACCGAATGCATCGTACCCGTCCCAGGCGGCCCCCAGCCCCGAGCAGTGTCACCCATCACCCACTCCAGCCCAGCCCAGTGATGTACTCAACGGAAAGCATGGAGCAGACCCTTCACCCACCACCGACCAACCGGCGGACCGAGACACAGGCGTGAaag tactgtatgtacaca GCGCTCCTGTGCCTCCGGTGCCCTCCCGGGGCCGCTCCCCTCCTGGTGCACCGTTGCCTCCTCCTTTTCCCGCTCTTCGCTCTGTGGTGGTCCCGGACGTTGTACGTGATCTGGTTCCCGGCCATGTCCCGGATGAGGAGAAGGTTGAGGCTTCGGTTTCTCGTGTTTGTCGTGGAAGTGACCAGGACCCTCAGAATGGACTGGACGCAGCAGAAAACGCTCCTGTGGTCTCCAAACCGCCAGACCCTGCACACGTAATCCCGCAGGAGGTTCCTCGGCCGTTGCCccatgtggatgtgatggggcgggAACCTAGAAATGACTTTGCCCCTCTGATTCCAGCTGCTGGGACCCGCGCTGTCACGTCTCAGCTGCCGGGACCGCCTCATCCCCTCCAGCCGTTCGGAATCGGACCCCCACGGCctcctgtcggtcagttcccccgttACCATCATCAGGGTGAGGCCTACTCATACCAACGGCCTCAACAAGCACAGCCTCTGTACCAGCCTTACCAGCGGCCTCCCTTTTACCCTCAGGAGTACCAGCGTTGGCCCCACAATGGACAACAAACCCCCCAGCGCTCAAGGGGTTACACCCGACTGGATGGGACCCTGAGTGCAGAGAACATCGAGGAGCTGCGGACCCTTCTCATGTCCCCTCTGCTGGAAGGAGAGCCCCGGGCCGTGCCGGGCGACAGCGCGGAGGGCCCGGAGGAGAAACCCGAGAAGGACGACGACCCCTCCGGCCGCTCCGAGAGCCCCAAACAGTTCCTGGATCTGGACAGTCACAAGAGGCAGAATGGCCCCTACCCCTACGGGCGGACGCACGGCTGGGCCAGTGCCAACCTCTGCcccccatcacatatggtgcctcaGTCACACTACCCTGCCCACCAGCAGTACCAACCTCAGGGGTACCCGCAGCCCCCTATACACCAGCAACGCCACCCTGTGCCTGGACCGACCAACGGACACCCCCAGATGGGCTCCGGATACCCCCAGATGGACAGTAGGGGACCCTTCCATGCTGCCCTGATGGAGCAGAGCGGCATGCAGCCGTTTACGGACATGTACCGGGCACAGAG GATGCACCCGCAAATGCCGCTGCCATCTTTTCCGAAAGGCAGAGGTCCGGTGCAGGGGGAGGGGATGGAGAGACCCCCCATGTTACCGCTGGATCAG ACATAA